DNA from Kitasatospora acidiphila:
GTCGCCGTCCGGCAGCCGCCGGACGAACGCGGTCTCGGAGAGGTTCATCTCGCGGGCCACCTGGCGCAGCCACCGCTCCTCGGGCCAGTCGCCGTCCGGCAGCAGGCAGACGGCAGCGGGGTTGCCCGCGAACGGGCGTTCGGTGAACGCATCGATGATCGAGATCTGCATGGCCCGAGCTTACGGCTGGTCAGCGGGCGGGCACAGGTCCAATCCCGGTTAGGTGGACCACGACCGGTGCGGGGAGCGGGCTGGTGCCCCGCTCCCCGCACCGATGGCCGGCCCGCGCTCAGGCCGTGCCGGCCGCCGTCTCCTGCACCTGGGCGTACGGCGCGAGCTTGCGCAGCGACTCGATGTTCTTCAGCAGATCCTCACGGGTCTCGTGCGCGTCACCGACCACGACCACCGACCCGTTGCTCGCCTTGAGCCGGAACCGGTGCATGCCGCGTTCGTCGGTGAACAGCTCGAATTTGCCGGCCATGACAGTGGACGCCTTTCGCTAGGGTGACCCCCTCGATGGAAAGGTATGGTCAAACCTCCTGGGACGCAGACCAGTTGACCCAGTCGGGTGGTTACTGTCCGAGTCGCGGGCGGGGTGCCGTCGGGACACCGCCGGGGAGGAGGCCTTGGTCCCCGGTGCACAACCGGTGCACACCGGGGAGCCTCCGGTCACGCCGTAGAGCGGTAGCTCCGGCCGATGGCCACACGAGCCTTGTCGAGCGAGCGTGCGACCCGGGCACGTACCTATGGAGCGTGAAGGCGGGGTCCTCGTGACCGAGGAGGTCGGCCAGGGTGGCCGTTCTCCGCGAAGACAAGAACCTCCCCGGGGCAGAGTCGGACTGTTGGGG
Protein-coding regions in this window:
- a CDS encoding YegP family protein; this translates as MAGKFELFTDERGMHRFRLKASNGSVVVVGDAHETREDLLKNIESLRKLAPYAQVQETAAGTA